The following coding sequences are from one Diospyros lotus cultivar Yz01 chromosome 7, ASM1463336v1, whole genome shotgun sequence window:
- the LOC127806809 gene encoding protein RETICULATA-RELATED 6, chloroplastic-like — MKPHTHTRPDFTSTPPCPTLHCRRRRQFSRTKSPVLPRITSSKHIPLTVSVSQPPAPAAGRRDFLITPFLAAGACFLASAAARAEERELEPAPPVTGVPAAAKVEGKGDAIKSRVYDATVIGEPMAVGKDKDKVWEKMMNARVVYLGEAEQVPIRDDKELELEIVRTLRQRCLEAERPLSLALEAFPCNLQEQLDQYMNRRIDGETLKSFASHWPTQRWQEYEPLLSYCRDNGVRLVACGVPLKVLRTVQSEGIRRLSKADRQIYVPPAGSGFISGFTRRSSVDVNFTNQSAPFGPSSYLSAQARVVEEYTMSQIILQAMADKGAVGSMLVVVTGASHVAYGSRGIGLPARISRKIPKKNQVVVLLDPERQYIRREGDVPIADFLWYSAARPCSRNCFDRAEIARVMNAAGRKRDALPQDIQKGLDLGVVSPEVLQNFFDLEQHPFLSELTHRFQGFRERLLADPKFLHRLAIEEAISITTTLLAQYERRKENFFEELDYVITDTLRGTVVDFFTVWLPAPTLSFLSVADMTDATDGVEALKGLLGSIPDNAFQKNIVGKDWNVSHRVASVLVGGLKLANVGFISSIGAVAASNILYTIRKLLNPAVVTNQRNKRSPILRTAVAYGFFLGISANLRYQVIAGIVEHRISDQFASEAFLVNMLSFLVRTVNSYWGTQQWVDFARLTGIQAKAREPPPSYQIPNPPNPALDCNATEEPSIDEIKNQ; from the exons ATGAAGCCCCACACTCACACTCGTCCCGACTTCACCTCCACGCCGCCATGCCCCACTCTTcactgccgccgccgccgccaatTCTCCCGGACGAAAAGTCCTGTTCTGCCGCGGATTACGTCTTCAAAGCACATTCCCCTCACTGTCTCCGTTTCTCAGCCTCCGGCTCCGGCCGCCGGAAGGCGTGATTTCCTAATCACGCCTTTTCTGGCCGCCGGCGCCTGTTTTCTGGCGTCGGCGGCTGCGAGAGCGGAGGAGAGGGAGCTGGAGCCAGCGCCGCCAGTGACGGGGGTGCCTGCGGCAGCGAAGGTTGAGGGGAAGGGCGATGCGATAAAGTCGAGAGTCTACGACGCGACTGTGATCGGAGAGCCGATGGCGGTGGGGAAGGACAAGGACAAGGtttgggagaagatgatgaacgCTCGGGTGGTGTATTTAGGCGAAGCGGAACAGGTTCCGATTCGCGACGATAAGGAACTGGAGCTTGAGATTGTGAGGACTTTGAGGCAGAGGTGTTTGGAGGCGGAACGCCCACTTTCCTTGGCTTTGGAAGCGTTTCCTTGTAATCTACAGGAACAACTCGACCAATATATGAATAGAAG GATTGATGGCGAAACTCTAAAATCGTTTGCATCACATTGGCCAACTCAGCGATGGCAGGAGTATGAACCACTTTTAAGTTATTGTCGTGATAATGGAGTCAGGCTTGTTGCTTGTGGTGTTCCACTTAAG GTCTTAAGGACTGTTCAATCTGAAGGTATCCGCAGGCTCTCCAAAGCTGACCGTCAAATTTATGTTCCCCCCGCTGGTTCAGGATTCATATCGGGCTTTACACGCAGATCATCAGTTGATGTTAACTTCACTAACCAATCTGCTCCCTTTGGGCCAAGTTCATATCTGTCTGCACAAGCAAGAGTAGTGGAGGAATATACAATGTCCCAGATAATTTTACAAGCAATGGCAGATAAAGGAGCAGTTGGCAGCATGCTAGTAGTGGTTACTGGTGCGAGTCATGTTGCATATGGATCAAGAGGAATTGGCCTGCCAGCAAGAATCTCACGCAAGATACCAAAGAAAAATCAAGTTGTTGTCTTACTAGACCCTGAAAGGCAATACATAAGAAGGGAGGGGGATGTTCCTATTGCTGATTTCTTATGGTATTCTGCAGCCAGACCCTGCAGTCGAAATTGCTTTGATCGTGCTGAAATTGCCCGAGTGATGAATGCCGCTGGTAGGAAGCGAGATGCCTTACCCCAG GACATTCAGAAAGGACTTGATCTTGGTGTGGTTTCTCCTGAGGTCCTGCAGAATTTTTTTGATCTGGAGCAACATCCATTTCTCTCAGAGCTCACCCATCGGTTCCAG GGATTTAGGGAGAGACTATTGGCAGATCCAAAATTTTTACATAGACTAGCCATAGAAGAAGCCATATCGATTACAACTACCCTTTTAGCACAGTATGAGAGGCGTAAAGAAAATTTCTTTGAAGAGCTTGACTATGTTATTACAGACACTCTTAGAGGAACCGTTGTTGATTTTTTCACTGTATGGCTTCCTGCTCCAACGTTGTCCTTCCTTTCAGTTGCTGATATGACAGATGCAACTGATGGCGTGGAGGCACTAAAGGGTCTCCTTGGTTCAATACCTGATAATGCATTTCAAAAGAATATTGTTGGGAAGGACTGGAATGTGAGTCATAGAGTTGCATCAGTGCTTGTTGGAGGTTTGAAGCTTGCCAATGTTGGATTTATTTCCAGTATCGGAGCTGTGGCTGcctcaaatattttatatacaattcGCAAGTTACTGAATCCAGCAGTAGTTACCAATCAAAGGAATAAAAGGTCACCAATACTTAGAACAGCAGTTGCTTATGGATTCTTTTTGGGTATTTCAGCAAATCTCCGTTATCAG GTTATAGCTGGAATAGTAGAGCACAGAATTTCAGACCAATTTGCGTCAGAAGCATTTCTTGTTAATATGTTATCTTTTCTTGTTCGGACCGTCAACTCCTATTGGGGAACCCAG CAATGGGTTGATTTCGCGCGGCTCACAGGGATACAAGCTAAGGCGCGTGAACCACCACCCTCGTACCAAATTCCCAATCCTCCAAATCCTGCATTAGATTGCAACGCCACAGAAGAGCCCAGCATCGATGAAATCAAGAATCAGTGA